In Zobellia roscoffensis, the following are encoded in one genomic region:
- a CDS encoding alpha-ketoacid dehydrogenase subunit alpha/beta produces MDTSPKTSNDITFDDFKTQIISDYKIAVLSRTVSLLGRKEVLTGKAKFGIFGDGKELPQLAMARSFKDGDFRSGYYRDQTFMLALGLTNPKEMFHGLYATTDIEKEPMSAGRQMGGHYVTHSLNEDGSWKNLTEQKNSSADISCTAGQMPRLLGLAQASQMYRNLEGVDATNFSNKGNEVAWGTIGNASTSEGMFLETINAAGVLQVPMVISIWDDDYGISVPAEYHTTKEDISEMLSGFKRTEEKEGYEILKVKGWDYTALMHAYENASDIARDEHVPVIIHVTELTQPQGHSSSGSHERYKDAERLEWEKENDCNKRFREWILETGITTDEELKAIEKNIVREVRSAKREAWSEYLEEHKALKKELVQLLDKTSAKSQNKNFIAKVKNDLIAIEEPVKKDLAVSSRKALRYLIGESFSEKQELLNWTNSFLKETQPKYSANLYNDGPTGAKNVAEIKPVYADTIENVDGRVILRDNFDKIFEKYPNSLVFGEDSGAIGDVNQGLEGLQKKYGKFRVADTGIRETTIIGQGTGMAMRGLRPIAEIQYLDYIFYALATLTDDVACLRYRTFGKQKAPLIVRTRGHRLEGIWHSGSPMGTLIHSLRGMYILSPRNMTQAAGFYNTLLKTDEPALVIESLNGYRLKERKPVNLGEFCTPIGKVETLKHGSDITLVSYGSTLRIVLKAAEELKEVGIDAEVIDAQTLLPFDIHHDTLESVKKTNRLLVIDEDVPGGCSAYLLREIIENQGAYAYLDSAPQTLSAQPHRPAYGTDGDYFSKPNTEDVFEKVYAIMNELDPESFPKLR; encoded by the coding sequence ATGGATACATCGCCTAAAACAAGTAACGATATTACGTTTGATGATTTCAAGACCCAAATTATAAGCGATTACAAAATTGCCGTTCTTAGCAGAACAGTAAGTTTATTGGGTAGAAAAGAGGTTTTGACCGGTAAGGCAAAATTTGGGATTTTCGGAGACGGTAAAGAGCTGCCGCAATTGGCCATGGCCCGCTCTTTTAAAGATGGTGATTTCCGAAGCGGATATTACCGCGATCAAACGTTCATGCTAGCTTTGGGGTTAACGAACCCTAAGGAAATGTTTCATGGACTTTATGCCACTACCGATATTGAGAAAGAGCCTATGAGCGCAGGTAGACAAATGGGCGGTCATTATGTGACCCACAGCCTTAACGAGGATGGTAGCTGGAAAAATCTTACCGAACAGAAAAACAGTAGTGCAGATATATCTTGTACGGCCGGGCAAATGCCGCGGTTGCTGGGACTTGCCCAAGCATCGCAAATGTATAGGAATTTAGAAGGTGTGGATGCAACCAATTTCTCTAACAAAGGTAATGAAGTAGCTTGGGGTACTATTGGTAACGCCAGTACCAGTGAAGGTATGTTTTTAGAAACAATTAATGCTGCAGGCGTACTTCAGGTTCCAATGGTAATTAGTATTTGGGATGATGATTATGGTATTTCCGTACCAGCTGAATATCATACTACTAAGGAAGATATTTCTGAAATGCTCAGCGGTTTTAAGCGCACCGAAGAAAAAGAAGGCTATGAAATCCTTAAAGTTAAGGGATGGGATTACACGGCTCTTATGCATGCCTATGAAAATGCTTCTGACATTGCTAGAGACGAACATGTGCCCGTTATTATTCACGTAACAGAACTTACGCAGCCCCAAGGCCATTCCTCTTCTGGTTCACATGAACGTTATAAAGATGCTGAAAGGCTAGAATGGGAAAAAGAAAATGACTGTAACAAGCGTTTTCGTGAGTGGATTCTTGAAACCGGAATTACTACGGACGAAGAACTTAAAGCAATAGAAAAGAATATCGTTAGAGAAGTACGTTCTGCAAAAAGAGAAGCATGGTCAGAATACCTAGAGGAGCACAAAGCACTCAAAAAAGAGCTAGTCCAATTATTGGATAAAACATCTGCTAAAAGCCAGAACAAAAACTTTATAGCAAAAGTAAAAAACGATCTCATAGCCATTGAAGAGCCCGTTAAAAAAGATTTAGCTGTAAGTTCAAGAAAAGCGTTAAGATATTTAATTGGAGAGTCATTTTCGGAAAAACAGGAACTTTTAAACTGGACGAACTCTTTCCTTAAAGAAACTCAACCAAAATATAGTGCCAATTTATATAATGATGGCCCTACAGGTGCTAAGAATGTTGCAGAAATCAAACCGGTTTATGCAGACACAATAGAAAACGTTGACGGACGCGTTATTCTACGCGATAATTTTGACAAGATATTTGAAAAATACCCCAACAGTCTGGTTTTTGGTGAAGACAGTGGTGCTATTGGTGATGTAAACCAAGGCCTTGAGGGACTGCAAAAGAAATATGGTAAATTCCGAGTAGCAGATACGGGCATACGGGAAACTACCATTATTGGGCAAGGAACAGGAATGGCCATGAGAGGGCTCCGACCTATAGCCGAAATTCAATATTTAGATTACATATTTTATGCTCTAGCAACACTAACAGATGATGTAGCCTGTTTAAGGTACCGGACTTTTGGAAAACAAAAAGCACCTTTAATTGTGCGTACAAGAGGGCATCGTCTAGAGGGTATATGGCATTCAGGTTCTCCTATGGGAACATTGATTCATTCACTCCGTGGCATGTATATTCTTTCTCCGCGAAACATGACGCAAGCGGCAGGTTTTTATAATACCCTTTTAAAAACAGATGAGCCTGCGCTTGTAATTGAAAGTTTAAATGGCTACAGGCTAAAAGAAAGAAAACCGGTAAACCTGGGGGAATTCTGTACACCTATCGGTAAAGTTGAAACTCTTAAACACGGGAGTGACATTACTTTGGTCTCCTATGGATCTACACTTAGAATTGTATTAAAAGCTGCTGAAGAATTAAAAGAAGTTGGTATTGACGCCGAAGTAATCGATGCACAAACTTTACTGCCATTTGATATACACCATGACACTTTAGAAAGTGTAAAGAAAACAAATAGATTATTGGTGATAGATGAAGATGTCCCTGGGGGATGTTCAGCTTATTTGCTTCGCGAAATTATAGAAAATCAAGGAGCATATGCCTATTTAGACTCCGCACCACAAACTTTAAGCGCCCAACCTCACAGACCCGCATATGGCACGGATGGCGACTATTTTTCAAAACCCAATACAGAAGATGTATTTGAAAAAGTATATGCGATTATGAATGAATTAGACCCTGAAAGCTTCCCTAAACTACGCTAA